Genomic DNA from Solanum dulcamara chromosome 4, daSolDulc1.2, whole genome shotgun sequence:
CCTTGTTCTACTTCGTTGAGCTTATCTTGCAGCTTTTGCTCAAGAGCTATTGAGTCTGGTAGTGTGACTTCTTTGTACCACCATGTTGGTGTTTCTTCAAATACCACATAAGTTGTCTCGGTTGGCATGCCATACATTGTCTCTAATCTTCTTCCCTTCATGATTGGCGAGCTTGTTGCTTTCAAGCTTTGATATACCTTAACGTCATCTGACCCGAACACAACATAGTTTCCTGAAGCTATTAGCTGCGACACAGATAATAAGTTCTTCTTCATACCTGGAACATGGTAGATATTTTGAAGTTCCACTTGTCTTGAGTTGTGACAAGGCACGAACACCATCTTGTCAATGTAAGTTATTGACATTCTTGAATTATTTGTCGTCGCCACTACTTGATTGTCTTTATACTTGCTAATGTTGATAAGCTTTTTCTCATCACCGATCACGTGATTGGTGCATTTCGAACCAACGATCCAATCATGCTCATAATCAACCAGCTTCTTACTTACACTTGTAAGTGCAAGCTCCTCTTTTTCGTTAGGGTGAGAGATGACAAACTCTTCATGTTGATTATTTTCTACAATTGCATATGAGGTCTCGAAGTcacattcttcttcttcatcttgttGGTTTTGAGAAGAAGTAGCTATGTTACCTTCAACTTTCTTGTACCAGCAATCTCTGGCGTAGTGTCCTTTCTTTCCACAATTATAGCACTTCTCGGTTTGCTGTTTGTTGAGGCTTTGGTTTGCCTGCTTGTTATGTTGCTCATTTCtttgatattaatttttctgGTCTCCCCCTGGACGTGAGCTTCTTCCCTTATCCCGTTTTCGGTAACCTTGCTTTTTGCTAAAGAGCGccttatctttatttttttatagagaGGCTTGATAATGGCTTCTCCAAATCTTCTTCATTTGCCAACAAATTTTCCAACTCAGATAAAGTTGGTTCTGTGGCCTACCACCGTGTGACTGTTATTATGCCTTTATACTTCGGCCTTAGACTATGAATAATGATTCTCTTCATTCTTGTCTCCGTGATAGCATTCTCTAgatataattttgatatttcatCGGATAAAGATTTTACCTTTGAGAAGTATTGACTTATTGTCATATTACGTTATGAGATTGACaaaggctcattttcaagcctTTGTAATCTCGCATCATTCTTCTTTGTGAAAATCGTCGCCAGCATGTCCCAAGCTTCTTTGGGTGTCTTGGCATTCTTAATTCGTTGCAGGAACTCATCCTCAATTGTTACGGTGAGAACAAACATGGCCTTTCCAGCTTTGACCTTACTCTTTTTGTTGCTTCAGCATATGTTGGTGGTATAGTGTATGTTCCATCGATGATATCCCATGATTCTTGGCGGAGAAAGTAATAGTGCATTCTCGTGCTCCATGATCCGTAGTTGCTAGCGTTGAGCTTCTCAACGCTGTTGAGAGTGCTTGCAAAATTCGCCATTAATTAGTGCCTTGTGACTTGTAGTCTTCAATAGTACCTTGTACGATCTCCTTTAAGTTGCTACCTCACGCTGTTGAGAGTGCTTGCAAAATTCGCCATTGATTAGTGCCTTGTGACTTGTAGCCGTCAATAGTAGCTTGTACTATCTCCTTTAAAATTCAAGTTGTGAGCAACTGATTCTGTATTTGTTTTTACTTAATTGAGTTAATTTTCATAATCTTTGTCAGATTACAATGGAAGTTGCTCTGGCTCTATTAGTTGGTGCAACCATTCTCTTAATTGTTCCATTTAAGTACATTGCTGCTTTCCTGATTTCTGATGCATTCACCCGAGAACTCGCGTTCCGAAGGGAAATGGTTTTGAGATTCATGACCTTTCTGAAGGAGCGGTGGGAAACAGTGCCTGCCACCCCAGTTGTTGTACTACCATTCGAGGATGATGAGTCCGATGCACCAAACCAAAGAAAGGAGTCCAGCAATGATGTAGTAAAACCAGATAAACAGTTAAAGCAGTAGGTTATTGTAAATCTTCTTCTAGGCAACtttcttccttctttttttctgtTTTGTTCTTTATAGTAGGTGGTTACAGCAGGTGTGACGGGTCGAAGACTGAAGCAGAAACAGTTTTTTCCCCTTAAAAACAGTATCATTTGGGTGGGATTTCGTAATTTAGCCTCTTGGAACATACGTGATAaaaatatgattgattttgtGTATATATCCGTCTAACAATTTCCCATGGGGGATTTATACCTGATCCATGCATAATATcaggaaaaatatatacaaattcttGACTGCTACTTAGTATTGGTAATAAGTGTCTTCTGAAGGAGGAAGAGCATAAGGATGTCTTGTTTTCGTCGATGGCCTTTTTAAGTTTCTTTGGCTGACCTTTTTTTAAGTTGTTACTGTAGACtttgtggtggtggtggtggtggcggCGACGGCTCGGGTGCTGGAAATTATCATCTTCAAATCATACAAGGACAATTTCCAAGACAAAGTTTTGCTGAGAATTTGAAGCTTTTGCACTTTGGGTGAATGGCCAAATTTTGATGTTTTCACACTAGTGAACAAAATTTCGAAAGACAAGGAAATGCAATTAAAATCCTAAATGAACAGGAAAAGTTAATGTAGTTGCCAACAGGTGCTCAAAAATATGTGAATCTGTACAATATTCTGTCAAAACATCACTCCAAGACTAATCACTGTTGTCAATCCAACCATCAGCATATGCCTTTTTTCTAAGAGTGACCTCAATCCATATGCTCCACTACAAGTCACATTCTTGCCATGATTTGTGCACTGTGTCTGGTTCTGGTTCCTGTTATCCAACACACAATCTTAAATCAGCAAAAGAACATCCAAGTGTGTAGTGTTAACTGTCAATGAAGTGGGATCATAAGTCACAACTATGGAAGACTAGGGTTCAAATCCAAAAAAGGGCAAAAAATGCTCGGTGACTTCTTTGATATGTTCAAGTCTTGCTGGACAGAGTTATCCTATACATGTGCTTGTGGAATAATCAGAGTGTGCGTGAAATGGGCTCGACTCAATTGCtattaaaacaaaattttataATAGAGAAGTTTCAGAATTTTTACCTTGAATAACAAAATGAAACAACATACTCAGTAGAAGAGCAAGTGATGATACTAGTGGGGTCATCAAAGGCAAAGCTATAAGCCACAGGGCATGCTGTCTTGAAAATCCTTGAATAGTTTGTAGGCAAACATGAAACTGGACTACTGAATGTACCCCGGCAGCAATATTCATCGGTGTCGAAGACGTTACACGCGCTCCGGCAGGCGATCGTCTTGCCGTCCGACTTGAGAGCTAGCTCAGAAGGGCAATTTGGCCTGAGATCACTGTCACAGCCAACAGAACTGCAATTTCCTTTGCCATTTACAGGTTTTACTACTATAGGCAAGTTGAACCCATCCACAAGGCTAACATCATAAAAATCAGTATCTCCAAGGGTAAATTCGGCAATCGAAGCTGGAGGCTGACCCGGTTCACGACATTTTAGACTGGTCCCGCACCTACCGGTCTGGCAGGTGCCGTTATCGTTCTTATTGAAGTTGCACCCGGTTCGACCCCATATGCGACCGCTCCACCCGGCCGGGGCGGTAAAGACTGCAGATTGGCCTTGTTTCAGCTCAAAACCATCTCCACTGAAATTGTTCTTAGGTGTAATTCCAGGCCATACTGTCTCTATGCAGTAGTTTATAATGGTAATATTTGTACACTCGGAATATTTTACCCCTGTCACACTAAATCGTGTCAAAATCCAcaacaaaaatatcaaataataaaaagataaaagaaataaCAATATCAAATATACACAATTCAGGAGAGAAAGTAAATACGATTTTCAATCCTTGTAACTTCTTTATGTCTTATTAGAAAGCGAGCGAAAGAAGGAGAGTGTATTGTGTTACCTAAGGCAATAGCAAACAAGAGAAACCAAAGAATGGAAAATGAAGTGAAGTAGGAAGCCATGAATATGCAACTACTTATTAGTAGTAATTGTGAGTTACAAAGAAGTGAAAGAGAAGTgagtatatatacatatatatgtattaagttAAGAGAAGAATACGTGCAGAAGATGGTGAACATTAGAGGAATATGGCTTCCTTTCTTCTTAAATCAAACGATTCCTTACCTCCGACCATTTTTTTGTGTTCCTTACAATTGTCTCTTGCTATAATGACCTATTTATATACTTTTATATTCAATATTAACATAAAAGTGTGTAAGAATCGTGATGCCTAAATTTCCTTTATTTATACATGTATTGCTTAAAAACCTAGAATAAATAAAGCATTAATCTACTCTGAAATAAAGCTGTCTACAAAATATAAAGCAAGAAATATAGTATGTTTGCAGCAAACAAAAAGGGGTAATATTGCCCAAGCAATTTCCATTCATTCAACAAAATAATGTAAACTAATAGCTTATAGATAGATTGTGATTAAAATGTTAAAGCTAATAATGGGAGATTAGTGCACCGGGCAATCACGGAAGCTTATTCTTGTTAACATCTTTCCTCTTCTTTGCGTAATTCTTGGAATGAAAATCAAGGAAGAGTGCCAAAAGGGAAGCATTGAAAACTGCATTGAAGCACCATCCATGGATTCCGGAGCAACCCGACCCGGTAAAGTGATAGTACAGCATCAAACCCGAAATCAGGAAACTGAAAACGAATTGGATAATCTGACAATTCGTAACCCATCTCTTCCACCATGGACGAAATCCCAAGGTACACAGAAAGTAATAAGCGTACATTAGCACATGAACCGAAGCATTGGTAACAAGCGCCACCGGAAACAGTGTTTGGGAGGAAGAAAGCCATAAATAACACATGATCACCACCACCGCATGGTGGTAAACGTGGAGGAATGACAACCGTCTAGATCTAGGTCCACTGAGAATGATCAAAAGGGTGTCTAGAAACTCAACAATCTTGGAGAAATAAAAGATGTAAGCCCAGAAAAAAACGGGTCCATGTGGAGGTGTTTGATTGGCTGGGAAGCAGATGACCCAAGTCCAATCAGTTTGGGGCATTTGGTGGAAGGCGGAGAGGGAGCATCCGGCGGCCATGATTAGGGATAGAAGGCATAGGAAGAGATTGTGGACGGCGGAGATGCGGCGGAGTGAGACGGGGGAGAGTGTGGGGAGAAGAGGGAAATTGTGGAAAGAGAAAGTGAGAGTGAGGTAAGTGAGGACAGTGAGAGCGAGAAAAAAAGGTGAGGAACCGAATGTGAAGGGTTCGTTCCATTGGAAATTGGTGATGATTGGATGATTGACGAGCCAATATTCAATGGTGGGGTAGAGAGTTTCCATTTCTCCTCCGTACGCCGGCGACAATGGAGGTTTACCTTTATctgtttggaaaaggaaaagtgAGATGATAAGGAAGACATTCGTCAACTCGATTTGAATTTTGTTTGTGATGTAATGCGAGGCATCTATAGCGACACGTCATCCCTTCGGTTAAATggcttttttttatttttgaccaCTTATACTACCAAATctgtgttatatttttttaatattttttttttttcaattttaggaTCATATTTATTGCTATACTAATATTGCTATACTTTTAAAATGAGTCATATTTGCCCTTACAATGTTAAACCTTGTTAATATATCTATACGAAGatctttaaaatattgattgaacttttcgccttttattaaaaaattatgatttagatAAAATCgttttttcactatttttctcaactaattattattttgatatttaatattttaaatttaattaatttttaatatttagtgATAGACGTTAATTATATATCCCTAAAGTTTTGATTTTCTTCTCGTATAGGAGTCCTCTTTTGCTTTTCTATGTGCCTACGCGAGATTTTTTAGTGAATTCCTTTAGAGTTGATATAATATAAAATGACAAATTAATTTAAGAAGAGGAGGAGAGGGCAAATGAGtaatcttattattttcttttcttttgtgtgtTCATTCATGCTTACAAAAATGCCTCTTTATTGGcctaaaagaagaaacaaaatataGTGGAAACACATAATAGTGAAAATAAATTATGGTGGAGGATAAGATATAATGAAAACAAATTAGGGTGGTGGATAAGATATAGTGAAAACAAATTGTGGTGGACAATAACATggacatatattattttgtaacaccccctcCCCCTTAGATGTTCATGTAAAATAAAGGTTCTAATGAAAGAACAAGCATATATCATTATTCATGATACGCATTATTTGATATCTCATTAAAAGCCTTACCAGGAAAAACCCATTGGGATAAAAATcttggttaagaaaaaaagagtgcagcgcgtatttactCCTTTTGATGAGAACATTACTTAATATCATGACGACGACGCATTctaattttgtatctcattttctcaaaggttgaagtcggcaatgccttggtaaacatatctgttaaactgtcacttgaacgaacttgttggacatctatttcacccatCTTTTGAAGCTcatgagtaaaaaaaaaatttggtgaaatatattttgttctgtctcctttgatgtatcctcccttcagttgagccatatatgcagcattgtcttcatacaatattgttgaaacgtctcttttcaaagaaagaccacatgcgccctgattgtttcaacctgTATAAGAATTTCTCAAgctttattgaacaagtttctcAAGAATTCTTGTATGCTTTAGTCACTTTGAATTCATcgagaatttttataaaaatatcgtggtccaatgagccatataaataggcagtgaccacgtccattaggtgcatttcaagcttttcttgaactgccaaattcattagatacctgaaggtaatttcatccaccacaggagaatatgtttccatatagtcaatgccaggaCTTTGCGAAAAatcttgggctacaagtcgtgttttatatcttacgacttcacctttttcatttcgtttaagcaaaaaaaatcatctgtaccctactggcttgacaccttcaggtatTCGGATTATTGATCCGAAAATTTTATGTtcttcaagtgaagttaactctgcttgaattgcatccttccattttggccaatcatttttctgtctacattcatcgacaaAATTTGGTTCAGGATCCtcatcttgttgcattatttcaatggcatcATTATAAGCAAAGATATTATCGACCATAGTATCATTTCGGTTTAACTTTTTttctgtcgagacataacttattgagatttcttcattctcattattttcaggtacttggaccttctcggtggtatcaccatttgttatGTTTCTGGGCTATTCTTGAGCAATttcctccaaattatgatcatttattcctttactttttcgaggatttttatctttggaattAATTGGCCTTCCATGTTTTAAGCATggtctagactcatttgcctgaacaagttgtcTTACCGgaacatcaactcgaacttgagcattagcagatgggatatgcgatttagtaacccgtggaaggttagtaaatgcattcGGTacttgatttgcaatattttgcaaataaatcaacttttgaacttcttgctcacattgatttgtttgaggatctaaatgagataatgacaatgaatttcaatctatctcatttttcaattgcttatgttcttcccctaatgttgggtatactgattcatcaaaatgacaatcagcgaatcttgccgtaaataaatctccagtcataagttctaaatattttataatagaaggagatccatacccaacatatattttcAACCTTTTTTTGGTGACCTATCTTTGTGCGGTGcagtggagcaattgggacatataccgcacatccAAATTTTTTAAGATGAGATGTATTTGGTTCCCTTCCAAaagccaactgtaatggggaaaattcatgaaaatttattggccttatgcgcacaagtgttgctgcatgcaaaatagcatacTCTCATACCGAaagaggaagttttgtcctcattagcaatggtctagctatcaattggaggcgtttaatcaatgattctgctaaaccattttgagtatgaacatgagcggtcggatgctcaacttttattcaaaccgacatacaataatcattaaaggattgagatgtaaattcaccagcattatcaagacgaattatctttattgcataatctaaaAATTGTGTTCTTAacattataatttgagctaacaatctcgcaaaagccatatCGCGaattgataataagcacacatgtgaccatcttgtagatgcatctatcaagaccatataatatttaaattgttCATATGAAGGATGAATTGACCCACATATATCACTCTGTATATGTTTCCAGAAATGCATGGGGATTCAATctcaaccttagttgctgatgatttaataatcagttttccttggaaATAaacaacacaagagaattccttagatggaagaattttctgattcttcaaagtgtgcctttgtgaattctcaataattctacgcatcatattataact
This window encodes:
- the LOC129885830 gene encoding pathogenesis-related thaumatin-like protein 3.5, which translates into the protein MFTIFCTYSSLNLIHIYVYILTSLSLLCNSQLLLISSCIFMASYFTSFSILWFLLFAIALGVKYSECTNITIINYCIETVWPGITPKNNFSGDGFELKQGQSAVFTAPAGWSGRIWGRTGCNFNKNDNGTCQTGRCGTSLKCREPGQPPASIAEFTLGDTDFYDVSLVDGFNLPIVVKPVNGKGNCSSVGCDSDLRPNCPSELALKSDGKTIACRSACNVFDTDEYCCRGTFSSPVSCLPTNYSRIFKTACPVAYSFAFDDPTSIITCSSTEYVVSFCYSRNQNQTQCTNHGKNVTCSGAYGLRSLLEKRHMLMVGLTTVISLGVMF
- the LOC129885831 gene encoding elongation of fatty acids protein 3-like codes for the protein METLYPTIEYWLVNHPIITNFQWNEPFTFGSSPFFLALTVLTYLTLTFSFHNFPLLPTLSPVSLRRISAVHNLFLCLLSLIMAAGCSLSAFHQMPQTDWTWVICFPANQTPPHGPVFFWAYIFYFSKIVEFLDTLLIILSGPRSRRLSFLHVYHHAVVVIMCYLWLSSSQTLFPVALVTNASVHVLMYAYYFLCTLGFRPWWKRWVTNCQIIQFVFSFLISGLMLYYHFTGSGCSGIHGWCFNAVFNASLLALFLDFHSKNYAKKRKDVNKNKLP